Proteins encoded within one genomic window of Cytophagales bacterium:
- a CDS encoding Lacal_2735 family protein, producing the protein MGLFSKKSPKEKLQKKYEKLMKEAFELSKADRQASDTKYAEADAVIKEMEAMA; encoded by the coding sequence ATGGGACTATTCAGTAAGAAATCTCCAAAGGAAAAACTTCAAAAGAAGTACGAGAAGTTGATGAAAGAGGCGTTTGAACTTTCAAAGGCAGATCGCCAGGCAAGTGACACCAAATATGCCGAAGCCGATGCGGTGATCAAGGAAATGGAGGCCATGGCATAA
- a CDS encoding NUDIX domain-containing protein — protein sequence MIEKLKEHFKSIPKDAIPQLSVNCVIFGFKDKQLQVIVNEIEVESEKITVLPGGFIKQSEDLTETVERVVLESTGLSDILFRQFAVFGKADRSFAAEFNKASWLEQEKELIEWVSGRFISICYLALVDASNIDLKPTQFLEAASWLPVNSGEILAMDHSEILDNARDYLIRSLPHEPIESNLLTHEFTLPELHALVEAILNRSIDRPNFRRKILKSDRIEKVGVDATGKRRPADLYRFKEGNNTNVIQAFRLGF from the coding sequence ATGATTGAAAAGCTGAAAGAACATTTTAAATCCATTCCCAAGGATGCCATTCCTCAGCTTTCCGTCAATTGTGTAATTTTTGGATTTAAAGACAAGCAACTGCAGGTCATTGTCAATGAAATTGAGGTGGAGTCGGAAAAAATCACCGTCTTACCAGGTGGGTTTATCAAACAATCCGAAGACTTGACAGAGACAGTTGAACGGGTTGTTCTGGAGAGTACTGGGTTGAGTGACATCCTCTTCCGACAATTTGCTGTGTTCGGAAAAGCCGACCGGTCTTTTGCAGCAGAATTCAATAAAGCATCTTGGTTGGAACAAGAAAAAGAATTGATCGAGTGGGTTTCCGGGCGTTTCATCAGTATTTGTTACCTGGCATTGGTAGACGCCTCAAATATCGACCTGAAACCAACCCAGTTTTTGGAAGCTGCTTCCTGGCTTCCGGTGAATAGCGGGGAGATTTTGGCGATGGACCATTCCGAGATCCTGGATAATGCCAGAGATTACCTGATCCGATCTTTACCACATGAGCCCATCGAGTCTAATTTGTTGACCCATGAATTCACTTTGCCTGAACTCCACGCACTGGTAGAAGCCATTTTGAACCGTTCGATTGACCGACCTAATTTTAGAAGAAAGATTCTGAAGTCTGACCGGATCGAAAAAGTAGGGGTAGATGCTACGGGTAAACGCCGGCCAGCTGATCTCTACCGCTTTAAGGAGGGTAATAATACGAATGTGATTCAAGCCTTTCGCTTGGGCTTTTAA
- a CDS encoding ThuA domain-containing protein yields MKKRYKILLILVAILTVAYFYFTRDTREIKVLVFSKTTSFRHESIAAGKKAILALGEMHGFFVDTTERADQLTEENLANYNVLIFLNTTGDVLNDAQQLEMNRWVQAGGGYVGIHAAADTEYDWPWYGELVGAYFESHPNDPNVRDAEIQLVDKNHISTSHLPDVWARTDEWYNYKEIQPEINVLLNLDESSYKGGTNGEEHPITWYRDFDGGRSWYTGLGHTPESFEDQDFLTLLLGGIEYAAGPGVPVNYDNASVAPEENRFQKVVLDSNLDEPMELEVLPNEDLLFIERKGAIKLYKADEQTTKLITTLPVFSELEDGLLGLALDPNYSENKWIYLFYSPEGNESIQRVSRFSFVNESLDLDSEQILLTIPTQREECCHSAGSLEFGPEGHLFIALGDNTSPRATGYGPIDEGEGRKNWDAQRTSGNTQDLRGKILRILPQSDGTYTIPDGNLFSDETEGKPEIYVMGVRNPFRIAIDQKNGNLYWGDVGPDAGMDSTGFGSRGYDEVNQARAAGNFGWPYFIAANFPYHDYDYPNATSGPLFDPAKPENSSPNNTGAQQLPPAQPAMIYYPYSVSEDFPLTGEGGRNAMAGPVFYEDLFPVSENRYPSYYDGKLFTYDWMRGWIMAVTFDDNGDMERMERFLPNTKFNNLMDLISGPSGDLYALEYGTNWFTQNMDARLIHLAYSSANRVPVAKVSASQTIGKAPLNIQFQGDGSLDFDGDELTYVWDFGNGQFSSDVNPGFQFDEPGDYSVSLQVTDPSGEQSSDQIDIKVGNDLPNVRINFTGNRSFYWNNGKLNYEVTVSDTEDGQINDGIDPNEVTFTADYLAQGYDVTTIVQGHQANQEASAHVVGKSLLEGSDCQACHHSVNQSVGPSLTEIANRYASEGDAVIKTLAQTVINGGSGQWGDLMMAPHPQLSERDAEKMIKFILSLNEDFVSSGLPHQGTYALDQHGAKETEGTYIFTASYTDRGAKGAEALTATDVISLRYPLIQASNFTEKKKVMTFLVTKEVWDAVEEEFTLVIPSHEGFFKYEDIDLTGVGSIKLTLAVAPTYFSGGSLEVSIDQVDGPVISRADFEVGLTDIGAEELTISLDAVDGIHDLYFKVNCKDLSKAFAGFATLEFQQRK; encoded by the coding sequence ATGAAAAAGCGATATAAAATCCTGCTCATCCTTGTGGCCATTCTGACAGTAGCATACTTCTATTTCACACGTGATACACGGGAAATCAAAGTACTGGTCTTTTCAAAAACGACCTCCTTTAGGCACGAATCCATTGCTGCCGGAAAGAAGGCCATTCTTGCCTTAGGAGAAATGCATGGTTTTTTTGTGGATACCACGGAGCGCGCAGATCAGCTCACGGAAGAAAACCTGGCCAACTATAACGTGCTAATTTTTCTCAACACCACAGGTGATGTACTCAATGACGCACAACAATTGGAGATGAACCGCTGGGTTCAGGCAGGGGGCGGATATGTGGGGATACATGCCGCCGCGGATACAGAATATGATTGGCCGTGGTATGGAGAATTGGTCGGAGCTTATTTTGAAAGCCATCCTAATGATCCCAATGTACGGGACGCGGAGATTCAATTAGTCGACAAAAATCATATTTCAACCAGTCATTTACCGGATGTTTGGGCACGCACCGACGAATGGTACAACTACAAGGAGATTCAACCTGAGATCAATGTATTGCTCAACCTCGACGAATCCTCCTATAAGGGCGGGACCAATGGCGAGGAACACCCTATCACCTGGTATCGCGATTTTGATGGTGGGCGTTCATGGTATACCGGACTAGGCCACACGCCCGAATCTTTCGAAGATCAGGATTTTCTAACGTTGTTACTGGGAGGTATTGAATATGCTGCTGGCCCTGGCGTTCCTGTAAATTATGACAATGCCAGCGTGGCTCCCGAAGAAAACAGGTTCCAAAAAGTGGTGCTGGATTCGAATCTGGATGAGCCAATGGAACTCGAAGTACTACCAAATGAGGACTTACTGTTCATTGAGCGAAAAGGTGCTATCAAACTATATAAAGCCGACGAGCAAACCACAAAACTTATCACCACCTTACCTGTATTCAGTGAATTGGAGGACGGACTCCTCGGGTTGGCATTAGACCCGAACTACTCCGAAAACAAGTGGATTTACCTCTTTTATTCACCAGAAGGGAACGAAAGCATCCAACGGGTTTCCCGGTTTTCTTTCGTCAATGAATCTCTTGATCTTGATTCGGAGCAAATCCTTTTGACTATTCCCACACAGCGAGAAGAATGTTGTCACTCCGCCGGTTCCCTCGAATTTGGTCCTGAGGGTCACTTGTTCATAGCACTGGGAGACAATACAAGTCCTCGCGCCACCGGCTATGGCCCAATTGATGAAGGAGAAGGTAGAAAAAACTGGGATGCGCAACGTACCTCTGGGAACACACAAGACTTGAGAGGCAAGATCTTACGAATTCTTCCTCAGAGCGATGGCACCTATACCATCCCGGATGGCAATTTATTTTCAGATGAAACAGAAGGTAAGCCAGAGATCTATGTAATGGGTGTCCGAAACCCTTTCCGCATTGCCATCGATCAGAAAAACGGCAATCTTTATTGGGGTGATGTTGGGCCTGATGCTGGAATGGACAGCACCGGGTTTGGATCCAGAGGATACGATGAAGTCAATCAGGCCAGGGCTGCCGGAAACTTTGGCTGGCCTTATTTCATCGCGGCGAACTTCCCTTATCACGATTATGACTATCCCAACGCAACGAGTGGCCCCCTATTCGATCCTGCCAAGCCCGAAAACAGCTCTCCCAATAACACCGGAGCCCAACAACTTCCCCCCGCTCAACCAGCCATGATCTATTACCCGTACTCGGTTTCAGAGGATTTCCCTCTTACAGGAGAAGGGGGACGAAATGCCATGGCCGGACCTGTATTTTACGAAGACTTATTCCCCGTATCAGAAAACCGGTATCCCTCCTACTATGACGGAAAGTTATTCACCTACGATTGGATGCGTGGCTGGATCATGGCTGTGACTTTCGATGATAATGGAGACATGGAGCGTATGGAACGCTTCTTACCCAACACTAAATTCAACAACCTGATGGATTTGATCAGTGGGCCATCAGGTGACTTGTACGCCTTGGAATACGGTACTAATTGGTTCACGCAAAACATGGATGCACGATTGATTCACCTGGCTTACTCTTCTGCCAATCGCGTACCTGTTGCAAAAGTATCCGCAAGCCAAACCATTGGCAAAGCACCTTTGAATATACAATTCCAGGGCGACGGATCACTGGATTTTGATGGAGATGAGCTCACCTATGTCTGGGACTTTGGTAATGGACAATTCTCCTCGGATGTAAATCCTGGCTTTCAATTTGATGAACCGGGAGACTATTCCGTTTCACTTCAGGTGACCGATCCTTCCGGCGAACAATCTTCGGATCAAATTGACATCAAAGTAGGGAATGATCTACCCAATGTGAGGATCAACTTCACTGGCAATCGTTCCTTTTACTGGAACAACGGCAAACTGAACTATGAAGTGACGGTATCGGATACCGAAGACGGCCAAATCAATGATGGAATTGATCCAAATGAGGTAACCTTCACTGCAGACTATTTGGCACAAGGTTACGATGTGACCACCATCGTTCAAGGACATCAGGCCAATCAGGAAGCTTCTGCCCATGTAGTGGGAAAGTCACTACTGGAAGGATCTGACTGTCAGGCTTGTCATCACAGTGTCAATCAATCGGTAGGCCCTAGCCTTACTGAAATCGCCAACCGATATGCCAGTGAAGGAGATGCCGTGATTAAGACTTTGGCCCAAACGGTGATCAATGGAGGCTCCGGACAATGGGGAGACCTGATGATGGCACCACATCCCCAGTTGAGCGAAAGAGATGCCGAAAAGATGATCAAATTCATCCTTTCGCTCAATGAAGATTTCGTATCGAGTGGGCTCCCGCATCAGGGAACTTATGCTCTGGATCAGCACGGTGCCAAAGAAACAGAAGGCACGTACATTTTCACAGCGTCGTATACGGATCGTGGGGCCAAAGGGGCAGAAGCATTGACCGCCACCGATGTGATTTCCTTGAGGTATCCATTGATACAAGCTTCGAACTTCACCGAAAAGAAGAAAGTCATGACTTTTCTGGTCACCAAAGAAGTTTGGGATGCCGTGGAAGAAGAATTCACGCTAGTCATTCCAAGCCATGAAGGCTTCTTCAAATATGAAGACATAGACCTCACGGGTGTTGGTAGCATCAAACTCACTTTGGCTGTAGCCCCCACCTATTTCTCAGGAGGCTCGCTGGAAGTAAGCATCGATCAGGTAGATGGACCAGTGATCAGTAGGGCCGATTTTGAAGTAGGGCTAACCGACATTGGAGCGGAGGAATTAACCATTTCCCTGGATGCAGTGGATGGAATTCATGACTTGTATTTCAAAGTCAATTGCAAAGATCTATCTAAGGCTTTTGCAGGGTTTGCCACCCTGGAATTTCAACAAAGAAAGTGA